A genomic window from Fusarium verticillioides 7600 chromosome 5, whole genome shotgun sequence includes:
- a CDS encoding hypothetical protein (At least one base has a quality score < 10): MSYDQYNQNPYQQGSAQDNSYGYGQANPYAQEAPAHSNDQYEMQDYSQQATATSSSLSQQEFLNRVQKLRDEIKGLTNDVDYIGQLHQRTLSSTDGSANHDLEQYVSQTQIRNTAIKDGIKGLERDLAKTNDSSRTTKNTQLQSLKTFFKSELDKYQSIERDYQQRYRDQIARQYRIVNPDASEQEVQEAANADWGNEGVFQTALRTNRTGHASSVLGNVRARHSELQRIEQTLSELAILYQELATIVEQQEPVIQAAETNAINTVDHMEKGNEQVEVAKKHAANRRKLKWWCALVVLLIIIAIAVGVGVGVSVANNK, translated from the exons ATGTCCTACGATCAGTACAATCAGAACCCTTACCAGCAGGGCTCGGCTCAGGATAACTCCTATGGCTATGGCCAG GCCAATCCTTATGCGCAAGAAGCGCCAGCCCATAGTAACGACCAGTATGAGATGCAGGATTATTCGCAACAGGCTACAGCTACTAGCTCGAGTCTTTCTCAGCAAGAATTCCTGAACCGCGTGCAGAAACTCCGCGATGAAATCAAGGGTCTGACCAACGACGTCGATTACATCGGCCAGCTCCACCAACGCACCCTCAGCAGTACCGATGGGTCCGCCAACCATGACCTCGAGCAGTATGTTTCTCAGACCCAGATCCGAAACACCGCTATCAAGGACGGCATCAAGGGACTCGAGCGCGATCTCGCAAAGACCAACGACAGCTCCCGTACCACAAAGAACACCCAGCTGCAGTCCCTCAAGACCTTCTTTAAGTCAGAGCTCGACAAGTACCAGAGCATCGAGCGGGATTACCAGCAGCGCTATCGCGATCAGATTGCCCGTCAATACCGTATCGTCAACCCCGATGCTTCCGAGCAAGAGGTGCAGGAAGCCGCCAACGCCGACTGGGGCAACGAGGGTGTGTTCCAGACTGCT CTACGAACAAATCGTACCGGTCATGCAAGCTCCGTACTCGGTAATGTTCGTGCTCGTCACAGTGAACTTCAGCGCATTGAGCAAACTCTTTCCgagcttgccatcctctACCAGGAGCTCGCCACCATTGTTGAGCAGCAAGAGCCGGTCATCCAGGCCGCTGAAACTAATGCTATCAACACCGTCGATCACATGGAGAAGGGCAACGAGCAAGTCGAGGTGGCCAAGAAGCACGCCGCCAACCGTCGCAAGCTCAAGTGGTGGTGTGCCCTCGTTGTCctactcatcatcatcgctatTGCCGTGGgtgtcggtgtcggtgtTTCTGTGGCGAACAACAAGTAG
- a CDS encoding mitochondrial import receptor subunit tom-70, which yields MSGPIPSMAPGQPTYVPVDSSSGLWERLTHWASENKTVVYTIAGVGIAVTGAGVIYYLNDNSGKDTTPKLSKKERRKRKEADRKADKEVPSSGPSQPKPASASAESEPELPEVDEETVSSLTQEQREEYAAKLKQAGNKAYGDKSYNKAIDLYSKAILCKADPVFYSNRAACHSAMSEWDQVIEDTTAAINMDPEYVKAINRRATAYEHQKKYSEALLDFTASCIIDNFKSESTAQAVERLLKTFAEQKAKEMMASRPPKLPSPIFVGNYLQSFRPKPRPEGLEDSEELDPDTGKGQVQIGLQALEKKTGDGYEEARQAFEKALELGDLGEHEALAYNMRGTFRTLLGNHAEATQDFDKSIELDPTMTQSYIKRASISLELGEPDKAEAEFAKALEQDKNDPDVYYHRAQAHFIKGDLADAQKDYQKSIDLDKDFIFSHIQLGVTQYKMGSIASSMATFRRCIKNFPKVPDVYNYYGELLLDQGNFSEAVEKFDTAMEMEKQTKPMSMNVLPLINKALALFQWKQDFKEAEALCQKALIIDPECDIAVATMAQLLLQQNNVPAALKYFERAAELARTEAEIVNALSYAEATRTQVQVTEKYPKLAAKLAGGAGPGGLRMGPQ from the exons ATGTCGGGTCCAATTCCATCAATGGCTCCAGGCCAGCCAACCTACGTACCTGTCGACTCTTCCTCTGGCCTCTGGGAGCGGTTAACACATTGGGCCTCTGAGAACAAGACTGTCGTCTACACCATTGCAGGTGTTGGTATTGCTGTGACAGGTGCCGGTGTTATTTACTACCTCAATGACAAC AGCGGCAAAGACACAACACCAAAGTTGagcaagaaggagaggagaaagcgAAAGGAAGCCGATCGCAAAGCTGATAAGGAAGTGCCCTCAAGTGGCCCCTCTCAACCCAAGcctgcctctgcctctgccgAGAGCGAGCCCGAGCTGCCCGAGGTCGACGAAGAAACTGTCTCCAGCCTCACCCAAGAACAGCGTGAAGAGTATGCCGCCAAGCTGAAGCAGGCTGGCAACAAGGCCTATGGCGATAAGTCATATAACAAGGCTATCGACCTCTACTCTAAAGCCATTCTCTGCAAGGCCGACCCTGTCTTCTACTCCAACCGGGCAGCCTGCCACAGCGCAATGAGCGAATGGGACCAGGTTATCGAGGACACCACTGCCGCTATCAACATGGATCCTGAGTACGTAAAGGCCATCAACCGCCGTGCTACTGCCTACGAGCACCAGAAGAAGTACTCCGAGGCCCTCCTCGATTTCACGGCCTCATGTATCATTGACAACTTCAAGAGCGAGTCTACGGCCCAGGCTGTCGAGAGACTTCTCAAGACTTTCGCCGAgcaaaaggccaaggagatgatggcgtCCCGACCACCTAAGCTGCCCAGCCCCATCTTTGTCGGCAACTACCTTCAAAGCTTCCGCCCTAAGCCTCGCCCCGAAGGCCTTGAGGACTCGGAAGAATTGGACCCTGATACTGGTAAGGGACAAGTGCAGATTGGACTCCAAgctttggagaagaagactggCGATGGCTATGAAGAGGCTCGCCAGGCTTTCGAGAAGGCTCTAGAGCTCGGTGACCTGGGTGAGCACGAAGCGCTTGCTTATAACATGAGAGGTACATTCCGGACCTTGCTAGGTAACCATGCCGAAGCAACGCAGGATTTCGACAAGAGCATCGAGCTCGACCCCACCATGACACAGAGCTATATCAAGCGTGCCAGCATCAGCCTGGAGCTGGGCGAGCCTgacaaggccgaggctgAGTTTGCCAAGGCTCTCGAGCAGGATAAGAACGACCCCGACGTCTACTACCACCGCGCTCAGGCCCATTTCATCAAAGGAGACCTTGCCGATGCCCAGAAAGATTACCAGAAGTCgattgaccttgacaaggacttcatcttctcccatATCCAACTCGGTGTCACCCAGTACAAGATGGGCTCAATCGCTTCGTCCATGGCTACTTTCCGACGATGCATTAAGAACTTCCCTAAAGTACCTGACGTCTACAACTACTATGGAGAATTGCTCCTCGATCAGGGTAACTTctctgaagctgttgaaaAGTTCGACACGGCtatggagatggaaaagCAGACTAAGCCCATGTCAATGAACGTTTTGCCCTTGATTAACAAAGCACTGGCCCTGTTCCAGTGGAAGCAAGACTTTAAGGAAGCCGAGGCCCTTTGCCAGAAGGCCCTTATCA TCGACCCGGAGTGCGATATTGCCGTCGCTACCATGgcccagctcctccttcaacaGAACAACGTTCCTGCTGCTCTTAAGTATTTCGAGCGCGCGGCCGAGCTCGCTCGaactgaggctgagattgtCAATGCCTTGTCATACGCCGAGGCAACCAGAACACAAGTTCAAGTCACAGAGAAGTACCCAAAGTTGGCAGCCAAGTTGGCGGGTGGCGCTGGGCCTGGTGGCCTTCGTATGGGTCCCCAATAA